The Coccidioides posadasii str. Silveira chromosome 5, complete sequence genome has a segment encoding these proteins:
- the PXR1 gene encoding telomerase inhibitor (EggNog:ENOG410PPE4~COG:A~BUSCO:13726at33183) yields the protein MGLAGPKKRTKISHDPNNIAWSRSTTGYGHRIMSAQGWTPGAFLGAPGAAHSSCYTAASASHIRVVLKDDTLGLGARPRNPLAEDEPTGLDAFQDLLGRLNGKSDVELVKEQRRREDIKLLSFVERRWKSMAFVPGGYLVKEDPARTLVVAEQANKDDSSDPKSGQETTQKRPKKEKRKEKPRHREEPIDSRSISSKSERGTINSADQTSDDESTNIVPSESKSRKKEKKKKPKKRKMDEVNEEESLPDGRIGCKGILPNKQSAQQSTGERYINGDSMINVREHRPLGRQVIRSRYIQQKKMALLDAKSLNEIFMTS from the exons ATGGGTTTAGCAGGGCCGAAAAA ACGGACCAAAATTTCCCACGACCCGAACAATATAGCATGGTCTAGGTCAACCACAGGATATGGCCACCGAATTATGAGTGCGCAGGGATGGACCCCTGGTGCATTTTTGGGAGCACCGGGTGCTGCCCACTCTTCCTGCTATACGGCCGCGAGTGCTTCGCATATCCGAGTTGTGCTCAAAGATGATACGCTTGGGCTAGGAGCTCGCCCCCGAAATCCACTTGCAGAAGATGAGCCTACAGGGCTGGATGCCTTTCAGGATCTATTAGGTCGCCTAAACGGAAAGAGTGATGTGGAGTTGGTCAAGGAACAACGCCGAAGGGAGGATATCAAACTTCTCAGTTTCGTGGAGAGAAGGTGGAAGAGCATGGCTTTTGTGCCGGGGGGATACCTGGTCAAGGAAGATCCGGCGAGGACTTTAGTTGTGGCAGAACAAGCCAACAAGGATGACTCCAGTGACCCGAAGTCGGGGCAAGAAACAACGCAGAAACGTcccaaaaaggaaaaaagaaaggagaaacCTCGACATAGGGAAGAACCCATAGACTCGAGATCAATCTCCTCTAAATCTGAACGGGGCACTATTAACTCCGCCGATCAAACCTCCGATGATGAAAGTACGAACATCGTGCCAAGTGAAAGCAAATCgcgcaagaaagaaaagaagaagaagccaaaaaaaaggaaaatggatGAGGTCAATGAGGAAGAATCGCTCCCCGATGGCCGAATCGGCTGCAAGGGAATCTTACCCAACAAGCAATCTGCTCAGCAATCCACTGGAGAACGATATATCAACGGGGACAGTATGATCAATGTTAGGGAACATCGACCACTGGGCCGTCAAGTCATACGAAGTCGTTATattcaacagaagaagatggcGTTGTTGGACGCTAAGTCATTAAACGAG ATTTTTATGACATCTTGA
- a CDS encoding uncharacterized protein (EggNog:ENOG410Q5AW) → MAQHDSLSTSGGLGLARLEGRLAERFFAPHTPTYGSKFQLDVSPVHSTSPVSQPINLKPATTCALKHNGFLAIAARAFQESVKLPDGPPPAVWAPHNKMHSYYEWLLYRFGAELQSNLRRQGVFDYLTFRNEWLRHGRSITDNIRAEWGLHPLGSTAAVKTTLETEYTEAAVRAVEATVKFPTMPPPEGWRLGDGLHPYYDTMLRRFHNHMCDMLEQWGAGLFQRRAEASDAVGSYKEYIIREYRKTWIQMFGIPDLKVSVDVQPSSVN, encoded by the exons ATGGCCCAGCATGATTCTCTTTCCACTTCAGGGGGCCTTGGTCTTGCTAGGCTTGAAGGCCGCCTTGCAGAGCGCTTCTTTGCTCCTCATACTCCCACTTATGGAAGCAAGTTTCAGTTGGACGTCAGCCCGGTTCACTCCACATCTCCAGTG TCTCAACCTATCAACCTGAAACCGGCCACAACCTGTGCCCTGAAGCACAATGGTTTTCTGGCCATTGCTGCCCGTGCCTTCCAGGAATCTGTGAAGCTTCCAGACGGCCCACCACCGGCAGTATGGGCCCCACACAACAAAATGCACTCATACTATGAATGGCTCCTCTACAGGTTTGGCGCAGAGCTCCAGTCTAATCTTCGCCGGCAGGGGGTTTTTGACTACCTGACTTTTCGAAACGAGTGGCTTCGTCACGGTCGGAGCATTACAGATAACATCCGTGCCGAATGGGGTTTGCATCCACTTGGTTCGACTGCGGCAGTTAAGACAACCCTGGAGACGGAATATACTGAAGCCGCGGTTCGTGCTGTGGAGGCTACAGTCAAGTTTCCCACGATGCCTCCCCCAGAAGGATGGAGGCTTGGTGACGGTCTCCATCCTTATTATGACACCATGCTCCGCCGATTCCATAATCACATGTGCGATATGTTGGAGCAATGGGGCGCTGGATTATTTCAAAGAAGAGCAGAAGCTAGCGATGCTGTTGGCAGTTACAAAGAATACATCATCCGCGAGTATCGAAAAACATGGATCCAAATGTTTGGTATCCCGGACCTTAAAGTTTCTGTCGACGTTCAGCCCTCTTCTGTTAACTAA